A single window of Papio anubis isolate 15944 chromosome 8, Panubis1.0, whole genome shotgun sequence DNA harbors:
- the PURG gene encoding purine-rich element-binding protein gamma isoform X1 translates to MERARRRGGGGGRGRGGKNVGGSGLSKSRLYPQAQHSHYPHYAASATPNQAGGAAEIQELASKRVDIQKKRFYLDVKQSSRGRFLKIAEVWIGRGRQDNIRKSKLTLSLSVAAELKDCLGDFIEHYAHLGLKGHRQEHGHSKEQGSRRRQKHSAPSPPVSVGSEEHPHSVLKTDYIERDNRKYYLDLKENQRGRFLRIRQTMMRGTGMIGYFGHSLGQEQTIVLPAQGMIEFRDALVQLIEDYGEGDIEERRGGDDDPLELPEGTSFRVDNKRFYFDVGSNKYGIFLKVSEVRPPYRNTITVPFKAWTRFGENFIKYEEEMRKICNSHKEKRMDGRKASGEEQECLD, encoded by the coding sequence ATGGAAAGAGCCAGGCGAAGgggaggcggcggcggccgcggccGCGGAGGCAAGAATGTAGGGGGCTCTGGCCTAAGCAAGAGTAGACTCTACCCCCAGGCCCAGCACTCCCACTACCCCCACTACGCGGCCTCAGCCACCCCTAATCAGGCCGGGGGCGCAGCCGAAATCCAGGAGCTGGCCTCCAAACGAGTGGACATCCAGAAAAAGAGATTTTACCTAGACGTGAAGCAAAGCTCCCGGGGTCGCTTCCTAAAGATAGCCGAAGTCTGGATAGGGAGAGGCCGGCAGGACAACATCAGAAAGAGTAAACTGACCCTCTCCCTGTCTGTGGCAGCGGAGCTGAAGGACTGTCTAGGGGACTTCATCGAGCACTATGCCCACCTGGGCCTGAAAGGCCACCGGCAAGAGCATGGCCACAGCAAAGAGCAAGGCTCCAGGAGGAGACAGAAGCACTCGGCACCCTCCCCACCAGTCTCCGTGGGGTCCGAAGAGCATCCTCACAGTGTCCTGAAAACAGACTATATCGAGAGGGACAATAGGAAATATTACCTAGACCTAAAGGAAAATCAGCGGGGTCGCTTCCTACGGATTAGACAAACCATGATGCGGGGGACTGGCATGATAGGTTATTTTGGCCACAGTTTGGGCCAAGAACAGACTATTGTCCTCCCAGCACAAGGAATGATTGAGTTTCGTGATGCCCTGGTTCAGCtgattgaagactatggcgaaggAGACATAGAAGAACGAAGAGGTGGAGACGATGACCCACTAGAACTCCCAGAGGGGACTTCTTTCAGAGTGGACAATAAAAGGTTCTACTTTGATGTGGGCTCTAATAAATATGGAATTTTCCTGAAGGTAAGTGAGGTGAGACCACCTTACCGTAATACTATTACTGTTCCATTCAAAGCTTGGACAAGGTTTGGGGAGAATTTTATCAAGTATGAAGAAGAGATGAGGAAAATTTGCAACAgccataaagaaaagagaatggatGGCAGAAAGGCCAGTGGTGAAGAACAAGAATGCCTCGACTAG